The Streptomyces sp. DH-12 genome has a window encoding:
- a CDS encoding carbohydrate-binding protein encodes MSMSRGEDAPQRLPWWRRMFADRTAEPAWAGEHPRLRRGFGRVWNWAVAAVVIGPVVALVMNLGTMIQATRDHFAKRAPVGPSAVKASRSYTGHGADLAFDKLNNTWWGPGISQAAEGEWLEVTFDQPTRPLDLVITPGASTRANELSESALPRRIDARITRADGEKITRTLTLDQSAGGQRRSFRVGEVTAVRFVLRSAYGAGPEKQVAIAEIEFFGPSNTTS; translated from the coding sequence ATGTCGATGAGCCGCGGCGAGGACGCCCCGCAGCGGCTGCCGTGGTGGCGCCGGATGTTCGCCGACCGCACCGCCGAGCCGGCCTGGGCGGGCGAACACCCGCGCCTGCGCCGGGGCTTCGGCCGGGTCTGGAACTGGGCCGTCGCCGCCGTCGTGATCGGCCCGGTCGTCGCCCTGGTGATGAACCTGGGCACGATGATCCAGGCCACCCGCGACCACTTCGCCAAGCGCGCCCCGGTCGGCCCGTCCGCCGTGAAGGCGTCCCGCTCGTACACCGGGCACGGCGCGGACCTCGCCTTCGACAAGCTGAACAACACCTGGTGGGGCCCCGGCATCTCGCAGGCCGCGGAGGGCGAGTGGCTGGAGGTCACCTTCGACCAGCCGACCCGCCCGCTGGACCTCGTGATCACCCCCGGCGCCTCCACCCGCGCGAACGAGCTGTCGGAGTCCGCCCTCCCGCGCCGCATCGACGCGCGGATCACCCGCGCCGACGGCGAGAAGATCACCCGGACCCTCACCCTGGACCAGAGCGCGGGCGGCCAGCGCCGGTCGTTCCGGGTCGGCGAGGTGACGGCCGTGCGCTTCGTCCTGCGGTCGGCCTACGGCGCCGGCCCGGAGAAGCAGGTGGCGATCGCCGAGATCGAGTTCTTCGGCCCGTCGAACACCACCTCCTGA